The segment GCCGTAGAACTCGCTGAGCAGCTCCTGGTTTTCCTCGAGATTGAGCGTCAGCAGCACGTCCGCCGCCGCCGCATGATCCGCCTCGCTCGCCTCGCTGTTCGCCGCCGCCGTCGCCGCTGCAACCGCGGCCTTGCCGGGCGGAGGCGGAGGCACCGCGCCGATTCGCAGTGCATCGACCGCCGTGGGCAACCACTCCACCAGGCTGCGCAGTTTGCCGAGGGTCGCGTCATCGAACGGGTGCGCGGTGTCGAGCAGCTTTTCCAGCGCCACATGCATGGCCACCAGTGGCTCGAGCAACAAGGGCTCCGCCGCGCAAAGCTCGCGCAAGTCGCCGAGCAGGCTATACGACGGCACCAGCCCGTCATCGCGGCCGCTCTGCGCGAGAACAGACTCAGCAGCGAGACGATTGATTACATCGTCCAGCGCCCGAAAGGACTCCGGAGGAATAGGCATGCGCAAAAACTCGAGGGTTAAACCATTCACATGTTCGGCCCGTCCCCACAGAAATTAAGCTGTTCCGCCGGCGACGAATGCCCCGCAGCACGGGAAAAGCGAGTCCTGGTGACGCGCGCACCCCGGCCGCGACGATACATCGCATGCAGAACCATCGCAACGAAACTGCCCGATCGGCGCTTACGCCGTGCCGCCGGCCCGTTCGTCGATCTCGTTTTCGCTCAACCCGTCTCGTTAAGCGCCGAAATAGGCGGAAGAGTGGCGCCCTGCCCGGCTCCAAACTCCTTTCCAACATGTCCAATCAGACCGATTCCGTCGCCGCCAACCAACTGGCCGGCAAATACCTCACCGTGGTGCTCGACAACGAGGCCTACGGCATCGCTGTGCTGAAGGTTCGCGAAATCATCCGGATGCAAAAAATCACGCCGGTGCCGCAGATGCCCGGCTTCGTAAAGGGGGTCATCAACCTGCGCGGCCGCGTGATTCCGGTGGTGGATTTGCGGGTGAAGTTCGGCCTAAAGGCGGAGTTCGCCGAGCGGACCTGCATCGTGGTGGTGCAGGTACGACTGCCCTCCGAACAAATCGTGCAGATGGGCCTGATCGTCGACAGCGTCGAAGAAGTCGTGACGCTGGCCAACGAAGAGATCGAGCCGACGCCCGATTTCGGCACCAAGATCGACACCACCTACCTGCTGGGCATGGCGAAGGTGAAGGGCCAGGTGAAGACGCTGCTCGACATCGATCGCGTGGTCGCGCCGGAGACGGTGCAAACGATCGCCCAGGCGACCGCCTGATCTTTCCGCAACTTCTTTCGGCGCTGAAGCGCCACGAAGGCCCGCCTCCCGCGGGCCTTTTCATTTGCGGACCATCCGGCACCCGCCGCGCAGCCGATCGGAGGCCGCGCCCCAAAACTGGGCGGGCGGCCACACACAAAACCGCCCGCCCCTCTGCTATTCCCGCGGGAAGGGCCCCGCCTCAGGCGGAAGCGAGTTGCGGCGAGTTCTTGCCGAGGTTCGCCTTCGCGTCGTCCAACGACTCGTAGAACGTCCAGCCGCGCGTATCTTCGAAGCCTTTACATTCGGCCACGATCTGCGGGTTGGCGACGAGCCCGAAGACCATCGCGAGGTCCCGGCAGGTTTGCATCGCCTGGAAGAGCAGCTTGATCACGCCCATGTGCAGCGTGCGGATCTGGTGAATGTCGATGATGACCTTGTTGTGCCCGGCGTCGACCGCCTCGGCGAACTTCGGCTTCAGGTACGTCGTCGCCTCGGCGATCACCGCGGGCGAGCAGTTCTCCGGCAGCCGCATCACCAGCGTATCGCCTTCGACGGTGTAGTAGCGCTGCGACGTATCGAGATTCATCGCCTTCGCCATCTTGCTCTCGAGTTCGTTGATATCGATCGGCTTCGTGACGATCGCGCTGAACCCGACGGTCTGCGCCTGCTGCTGCTGGACCGTTTCGGTCTTCACCACCAGCGCAAACACCGGGGTGTATTTGGTTTTCACATTCGTCCGGATCAACCGGAACAGCGTGAAGGCCGACTCCTCCGGCAGCGAAAGACTCACCAGCATCATGTCCGGCGGCGTGCGCGAGCAGAAGTCGATCGCTTCGCCCTGCGTCGCCACCCCGTGGATCTTCCACGGCGTGTGCTTCAGGCCCTCCTGGATCTGCTGAATGATCGCCGGCTTGTCCTCCACGATGAGAACGTCTGCCGGATCAAAAATGGATTTCGCCTTGGCGGGGGCTTCGGACAGCGGCTTCAGGTCGATGACGCGGCCGGCCTTCTCGATCAGCACGTCTTCCTTGAACGGCTTCACCAGGTAATCGCGCACGCCGATTTTCGCGATCTTGAGCACGTTGTCGCGACCCCCTTCGGCGGTCAGCATCATCACCGGGATGCCCTTGAGCTGGGGATCCGACTTGAGCTTGGTCAGCATCTCCACGCCGTCCATCACTGGCATCGTCACGTCGAGGAGGATCAAATCCGGCGCTTCCTTTGAGGCGATCGCCAGGCCTTCGACCCCGTTGGCGGCTTCCAAGATTTCGCAGTCATACGGTTTGAAGGCCTTCCGCACAATGATGCGGACCGTCTTGGAATCATCCACGGTGAGAATCTTGTAGCGCATGGTGGGTCAGTGGTGGGCGGATCAATCGTCCTGCTTCATCAGCAGGTCGGCGATGATGCGGTGGCCTCCGCAGTCGAAGTGATACACGTGGCGGGTGACGGTGCTGATCGGCTCAATCGTGAAATTGCTGCCGTGGAGAATGGAAGGGATCGTAAGCTTGCACGGATAACCTGCATCGCAAAGTCCGTTTTTGAAACTGCCCACGGTCATATTGGTGATTTCGCCGATGGCATCGTTGATCACCTCGTCGCCCGCTTCGTTCAGTTCCGCCTCGGTCATGCCGAGGAGGTGGCAGGTGCACAGCCGCGCAAAGGCCAGATCGAGATAGAGGTAGATGAGCCCGTTGGCATCGCCGATGAAACCCACCGTGCCCACGACGTGCGGTCGCGGGTTGTCCGCCAGCGGTGATTGCACCGGCCAGACCTGCTCGAAATTGTTCCGGATCGGAGTGAGTTTGGGCTCGCGACCGAGCATCGTTCGAAACACGTCACCCACGGCTCGGGCGATGTTGTCACGGATAAGGTTGGCAGTGATTTGCTCGGCGGCGGGCATGACGAGAGCGTGGTAAAGCAAAGCTTCGGGGTGGTATCGACCCAAACAGGTTCGGATTAAACGGATTTACGTGGATTGCAGAGACAACGACACGAACTCCCGCGGGCTGAAGTGCTAAGCCCTTGCCCTGCGGCATTCGGCGACACGGCTCCCAATCCCGCAACGATCGGCTCAGTTGGGCACGGCTTGAGGGGGCGAGGGCAGAAAGGCCGACCGGCAGCCTTGGCGCGGCCCGCTCCGAGCCGGGCGCATGGCTTCCGCTTCCGGCAAACGAAAGGCCCGATCAACTGTCGATCGAAGCGAAATCGGCGTCCACCGGATCACCCGCAAGCCGGTATTCCTGCAACTTGTTCCGCAGGGTCCGGATGCTGATGCCAAGTTCCGCCGCGGCTTGAGTGCGATTGCCCCCGGTCTGGCGCAATGCCGCCCGAATCGCTTGTTTTTCGAGCTCGTCGAGCTTCAAGACCTGCCCATGGCTGTCGGTCACAGTGGGGCTCGCGCCGGCTGGTTCCTCGGCCACCGCCGCCACAGGTAGCGCGGGCACTTCGGGCGCCGGCGCGGGTTCCAGCGGGAGCTCGCCGGGCAGGAAGTCGCCCGGCAGGCCCAAGGCGGCCGCGGTCACCGCGCGGCCGGTTTCCGAGAGAATGACCGCCCGCTCCACCGTGTTCTGCAGCTCACGCACGTTGCCCGGCCAGCGGTAACCAATCAGCGCCGCTCGGGCTGAATCAGCGAAGCCGGTGACCTTGACGCCGTGCTTGCGGGCGAACCGGCGCAGGAAATGATCCGCCAGCAGCGCGATGTCCTCGGGCCGCTCGCGGAGAGCCGGCACGTGGACGGGGAAAACGTTCAGTCGATAATAAAGATCCTGGCGAAACTCGCCTTTCTCCACGTGCCGCATCAGGTCGCGATTCGAGGTGGCGATGATGCGAACGTTCACCTTGATCGTGCGGCTCCCGCCCACGCGCTCGAATTCGCGCTCTTGCAGCACGCGGAGCAGCTTGGCCTGCAGGTTGGCTGGAATCTCGCTCACCTCGTCCAGCAGCAGCGTTCCCTGGTGTGCGAGCTCGAACCGTCCCTCGCGTCGCTCCGTCGCGCCGGTGAATGCGCCCCGCTCATGACCGAAGAACTCGCTCTCGATGAGGTTCTCCGAAATCGCCGCGCAATTGACCTTGATGAACGCCTGGCTGCGCCGCGGGCTGCGGCGGTAGAATTCGCGTGCGACCATCTCCTTGCCCGTACCGCTCTCTCCCGTGATCAGCACCGTGGCGTCCGTCGGCGCAACGCGCTCGATGATCTGCCGCAGCCGGATCATCGCTGGGCTGCGGCCGACGAGAATCCCCTCCTCATCCTCCGGGTCGTCGCTCAACAGCCGGTTGACCCGCAGCAACTGGCGGTAGGTTTGCGCCTTTTTGAGAATGACGTCGATCTGGCTGGGCGAAAAAGGTTTCAGCACATAGTCGAACGCCCCGGCCCGCATGCAGCCCACCGCGGACTCCACGGAACCGTAGCCGGTCACCATCACCACCAGCGGCCGCTCCGGCATCGCCGCGACCTGCTCGAGGAATTTCTGGCCGTCGCCGTCGGGCAGCCGGATGTCCAGCATCATCAAGTCAAACTGCTCCCGCTGCAATTGGGCGGTGGCCTCCGCCAGGTTGTTCGCACACGTCACCGGCAGCTTGTGTCGCTGGAAAATGCTCTGGAGCAGATTGCGGACGACGAGTTCGTCCTCGACGATCAGTATCTTCTCAAAAGACATTGCGAAACGGAGAGTGAAGCGTCCCCGCCATCGCGATGATAGCGCTGGGACAGGACCGCTGAATTAGACAGCGGGCCTGCGGTAGTTCAAACAAATGTTGTCTGCGCTTCCTCAGGCAGGCTGGCTTAACAGCGCGTTTACGTGACGCACGACGTCCGCCGGCATATAGGGCTTCTGCAGGAAGCCGGTGCGACCGCCGCCTGCGAGGCTCGTCACGAGCGCGCGTTGATCGCGTCCGCTCGTCAGCAGCAGCGGCAGGCCCGGGCTGAGCCGCCGCAGTTCACGGCAGAGGTCGCCGCCGTCGATGTCCGGCAGCCGGCAATCGACGAAGGCCATGACGATCTCCCGCTGATGGTCGGAGAAAATCTGCAGGGCCTGGTTGCCGTCACCGGCGCGCAAGGCCCGAATCTTGGCCCGGCCGAGCAGGTGCACCAGCAGGTCGCCTAAGGACTCCTCGTCCTCCACCAGCAGGACCAGCCCGTCGCTCGGTTTGGTTGAAGATGATTGCACGTTGGGCCCAGGGTTGGAAGTTGAAGCGCCCCGCGAAATCATCGCCCGGGACTTTCGGCGCGCTTGTATGGAACTTGAACAATTGTTTAAGCTTTCCCCGTCTCGAGTCGAAGAAGTGTTTCATCGTTCGTCCGTAACCGTCAAATGCGCCTGCTCTCTTTCCTCACCGACGTCGAACGCGCCATTCGGGTTGAAGCCAACGCCGACGAAAGCGCGATCTGGGATTCGGCGCGGATTGTCAATTTCAAGACCGGCCTGGCCCGGCTCACCCTGACGTGCCGCGAACCCGACAGCGGCATGCCCCAGGGCACGGTACTCGTGCAGCACTACGCGCTGGCGAATGGTTCCTTTTGCATCAAGGCGAGTCTGAACTGGCAAGGCTGCGACACCACACTGGCGCTGTCCGTTTATGACACGCCGGTGCTCAACTGGAAGCTTGAGGCGAGCCGTATCGCCACGGCTTGGATGGCCGGTCCTCCGGCGGCCGGCACGACGGAGAACAGCGCCGAAGAGCGCGTCGCCGCTATCGGCTAGCTGGAGCGATTGAGCGCTCGCGCAGCCGTTCTTGGGTAGCAACGCCCTAGCTGACCTTCCCGCCGCTTAGCCGGCGGCGCGCAAACGCTGCGGCCCAGACTTGCCGGCCGCTTGGCCGTAGACCGGGGCGATCCGCGCGGCGCGCCGCGCACTGCCCTGCAACGAGTCGAGCTCTTCGCGCGCGACCACCGCCCGGGTACGGAGCGTCTCGATGTTCTGCTCGCGCCGTTCCAGGAGAATGCCCACGCGTTTGCGGGCCTCGACACTCGCGTTCTCGGGCGCCAGAGCCGTCAACGCGGCCAGCACGGGTTCAGCCCGCTTCTGCACGCCGCCGATCGCCGCATAATCTGCCGCGCGGATCAAGGCTGCCTCTTCCGCCACCAACTCGTCGAGCGCCTTCAGCAGGCGATCAAACTTCTCGGTCGACGACTCCATGAGCGCGAAGGTGCCGGTTCAGGCCACTCCGCGCAAGCTCTCGAGTTGCTCGGATTTGTCGGGCTCCTGTTTGGTCAACATCTCCGCCCACGCATCGCGCAGCTGGCGGAGCAGGCCCTCGACTTCAATCAGCGGCGCGAGGTCCTTGCGGAGGTTCGCCTCGAAGAGCCGGCGATAATGGTAGTCGTACAGCCGGTGCAGCGTCTTCGCGAAATCCCCACCGACCTCGAAATTCAGCCCTCCCTGCAATTCCAGGACGATGTTCTGGGCCTTCTGCAGCTGATGATTGATCGTCTCGATCCGCCGCGGGTCGTCGTCTGTCCGCTCCATGGCTTCCCGCGCGATGGACATCGCCTTAAGCGCGCCATCGTAGAGCATGAGGACGAGCTGCGCCGGACTGGCCGTCAGCACTGCATTCGTCCGGTAAGTCTGGACGTAGCCCTTCGCGAGCATGGGGGACCTACGACTTGACGTCGGTGAGGTCGGGCGTGGCGAGAATCACGGCACTGACCTGCTTCAGGATGTCGATCGAAGGATAATTCGGATCGGCAGCCAGATTGCGGCCGCGTTCGACCACCTCGGGTCGAATCTCCGGCTGCCGCGCCAGCGCTTCGCGAAGGTAAGCGGCGTTTTCAGTCGAAAGCTGATCGGGACGCGGCGCCGATGCGCGCACGGCAACCGACTTGGTCGCCGCCACCGGATCAGGATGAACCGCCCTGTCCGTAGATGTCGTGGAATTGATCATTGGGTTTCGTTGAACGAAACGGTCAGCCGCTGATCGGTTACAGGGAACGCCGTTGGTGGATGGGTCAGTTATCGGCAGTCAAAGGGAATACTTTAGCTGCGGTTCGCAACTACGTCGATTTCATTTCTGCGCCGGGCGCGAAGGCGCATAAACCGGAGGCAGGGTGGCGAAGGTCGCTGCGGCTACATAGGTGCCGAACCGGGAGGGTGACTGCAGCACAGCCTGGGTGAAATCAGCCGGCACGTCGCTGCGGTCGGTCTTGAGGAAATGGTGTCGCGCCGCATTGGCCACGCGGTCGTCGGTGGTCGAGAACACGTTGTCGAACGCCCAAAGCACCCGGGCATCAGGCCCCGCCAAGACCAGCTTGGCGCGCACGCCAATCGCCAGCGGGCGATACGGTTTGTAGGCGGTAAGGTCCACGAACAGCACCCCGTCGGCGGCATACTCCTGGCGCACCACCGCCATGAAATTGGCGGGCAACACTGCCGTCGAAGACAGCTCCTCGAGCCGGAATCGCCGGAGGCAATCCGACCGGGTCAGCCGCACCACCTCGAACCGGTTTTCTTTTTGCAGCTCGGTCAAAAAGACCGGATCGAGCGCCGCCGCGCTTTCCGCGGGCGCAGCCGTGCCGGCGGCGACCGGCATCAACACGACTCGCCGCAGCTCGGCCGGCAGCTGCGCCTCGCCGACAAAATTGGACGGGGTGAAGAAAGGCCCGATGCGCGCCGGATCGTGGATGCCCGGAGAGGTGCAGCCCACGAACCCCAGCCCCGACCACGCCAGCACCGCCAGCGCGACGACCGCCTGAGGGAGGAGATTGTTTGGGCCGCGCTTCATCGGATTCATGGACCGTGACTCGCGCCCGGGTTCACTCCTGCTTCGACTTATTGAAGTAGCTGTCGAGCGTTTTCTGCTGGGTCTGCGCTTCCGATTGCGCCTGCTGCATGGCGATGAACGCGCTGGTCAGCCGCTCGCGCTCCTGCTCGATCCGCCGATTAAGGGCCGCGATCTGCTCTTCGAGGTCGGTGTTCTGGTTGTTCAGTGTCTTAACCTGGGTCGTCAACGGCCCCGTGCTGGTATCGAGCAGCTTTCCCAAGTAATTGTTGAGGCCCCCCACCAGCCCCGTCGTCGTGCCGCCAAAAAACGCCGCCACATCGCCGCTTCTGGTCGACAGCGCCGCGTCGAGCTTGGCCGAATCCTTGATCGAAAGCGTCGCATCCTCGGAGTTGAAGTCGATCCCGAGATCCTCCAGCCGCTTGACCGTGCCGGTGAGACCCGAAACCTGGCCGAACGCGAGCGAGCGCAGCTGCGAAGACCACCGATCCACCTCGTGGTTACCGGCCAGGACGCCGGTCGAAATCGAACCGTCCGCCTTCTTCTCGATCTTTGTCTCGTCGTCGATGTAGCTCTGGACGGCGTTGAAGGCCGTGATGAACGACTGAATGGCGGACTTCATCGCGGTGGTGTTCGCCGCGACGTTGATCGTCTGGGTCCCCTCGGTGCTCACTGTGACCGACAATCCGTCGACGCCCAGCGCGTCCTCACCCAGGACATTGCTGGAACTCGAAAGCACATCGCCGTTGTTGACGGTGAACTGCGCGTTCAGGCCCCGGACCGTCGTCGCACCGCTGGTCAGGCCCAGCGCACTCGCCAGCGAGCCCGTCACGTCGCTCACGCTCATGCCGGTGTCGCCGGTCGATTTATTGGTGAGAATCACCCGGTCGGCGACCGTATCGTAGCTCGCGGTCACGCCCGCATTCGAATTCGTGATCCGGGTCAGGAGCGACGCGATCGAGTCGTTGTTAACGTTGTAGTCGATCGTCGTGCCATTGATCGTGAAGGCGCCGTCCCCCTCGGCATCGACGCCGCTGAGCGATCCGGCCAACCGCGAGGTCGCCAGCTTCGCGCTCAGCGAGACCGAGCCCAACGACGTGGTGCTGCTGATGGTGCCGGTGCCGTTGTTGGCCAGCCGCATCACGGAAAGGAAATTGCTGGTATCGTTGGCCGCCCCGAGCACGATTTCGCCGCTGCTGCTCAACGTGATTTTATCCGTCGTGGCATCGTAGCTGGCAGTCACCTCGCCGTTCGTCGCGGAGGATATCCCGTCGAACACGGATTGCAGCGAATCGGCCGAATTGATCGTGATCTGCTGGCCATTGATCGTGAAAGTGGAGTCGCCGCTCGTGAGGGCCGCGGCAGTCGGCAGCGTCGCCAGGGTCAGTCCGGCGATGCCGTTGGGATCGGTCCCGAGATCGGTGGCCGCAGCGTTCAGGCTCGTGGAAATACTGCTTGCGCCGACACGGCGCGCCGCCGAGGCCAGCTGGCTCACGGCAATCGCGTAACTGCCGATCGCCGTGCCGCTCGCTGCGGTGGCGGTCCAACCCGAACCGGAAGTGGTGGACGTCGCCGAGCGGCCATCGAACAAACCCTCGGCAGAGAGTGCCTTGGTGGCGGTCTGCAGCCCCTCGAGTCCGGTTTTCAGCCCGGTGAAGCTGGAAATCTTGTCGATGTTCTTCGATTCCTCGGTCTGCAGTCGCGCGATCGGCTGCTTCTCAATGGCGATGAGTTGATCGACCACCGATTTCCAGTCGAAGGAGTTCGAAACGAGACCGGAAATCGTGATGCCTGCCATGATAAGATAGTGATTCGCTGGGAGGTATCGTCACGAATGGGGGGCGACTTGAGGGCCGGGCGTATTTTCCAGATTTCCCTAAATTGAACTTGACCCCCGTCGATTAGAGCCCTCGCCGCAACGCGAGTTGTGGCCGGCGTGATCCGGTGCCGACCCTCCGGATCCGACTGCGACCCGGACGTCGCGCTTAGAATCAAGGAAGATCCCATGTCAGTTGTCATCAACACCAACTATGCGGCCACGGTTGCGTCCAACAACCTTGCGGCCTCGAACGCGTCGTTGCAGAAAAGCCTCAATCGCCTTTCCAGCGGCTCAAAGATTGTCAGCCCCGCCGACGATGCTGGCGGCTTGGCTGTTTCCATGAAGTTGTCGGCCGCGGCGATCCGTCAGGGTGCCGTCGCCACCAACATCAGCAATGCCATCTCGTTTTTGCAGACGCAGGATGGCGCCCTCAAGGTCACGGCGAAGGTGCTCGAGCGCATCAGCGAACTGAAGGTGCTCTACACCGACGTCACCAAGAGCTCGAGCGACAAAGCCAACTACGATGCCGAGTTCGTCGCGTTGACCGCCCAGCTGCGATCCACCGCGCTCGAGAAGTTCAACGGCGTCACCATGTTCGGCTCGGCCGACATCGGCCAAGTCGACGTCACGGAAGACGGTGGCACCCAGGTGACCATCGCCTCCCGCAACCTGCTCGATAACACCTCGGGTGTCGGCACGATTGCCGATTCAACCGTCACCTCGCTGGGTGGCGTCCAGCTGACGGACATCTCCACGGCGATCCAAAACGTGGCCACCATGCGTGCGAACAACGGCTCGGAACAGAGCCGGTTCAACTTCGCGTCCGAGCTGGTCATCGTGAACAAGTCGAACCTCGAATCCGCTAACAGCCGGATTGTCGACGTCGACGTCGCCACCGAATCGACCCAGCTCGCCCGCTGGAACGTCCTGGTGCAGGCCGGCACCTCGATGTTGTCGCAGGCCAACACCAGTTCGCAGACCGCGCTGAAACTTCTCCAGTAACAGCGCCTCCCTCCCCGCCGCCGCGGCCGGACTAGTCCTCCGGCCGGGCGGATCAGGCTCTCTCGCGGTTGTCTGAGTCTGTGGGGCCAGGGTTCTTTCTCAGCTTACCCCCATTTCTCGCGGGCCCTTCGCCCGCGCAGAACTCCTTTGAAGCCTATGCTTCAAACGGCGCGGCCCGCGCTGTCTCTCCGGGCTCGTGGCGGCTACGGAGTGCCGCAGTCAGATCAAGGAAAGAAATACCATGGCAGTCGTGATTAATACCAACTACGCCGCGACGGTTGCTTCCAACAACCTCGCTGCTTCGAATACGATGCTGCAGAAGAGCCTCAATCGGCTCTCCAGCGGCTCGAAAATCGTCAATCCTTCCGATGATGCGGGCGGTCTGGCGGTCTCGATGAAGCTGTCCGCCGCCGCCGTCCGTCAGGGCGCGGTTGCGACCAACATCGGGAACGCCGTTTCCCTCCTTCAAACGCAGGATGGCGCGCTGAAGATCGCCGCCAAGGTGCTCGAGCGCATCAGTGAGCTCAAAGTGCTCCACTCCGATGTGACCAAGAGCTCCAGCGACAAAGCCAACTACGATGCGGAGTTCAATGCCCTGCAGACCCAGTTGCGCGACATCGCGACGGAAGAGTTCAACGGGGTTGCCCTGTTCGGCTCGGCCGACATCGGCAGCGTGCAGATCACCGAAGACGGTGGCACGTCCGTGGCGATCGCCGCCCGCAATCTGACCGACGCCACCGATGGCGTGGGCACGATTTCGGCCTCGACCGTGGATTCGCTGGGCGACGCCGCCGTGTCGCTGGCGAACATCTCAACCGCGATTCAGAACGTCGCGACAATGCGCGCGACCAATGGTTCGGAGCAGAGCCGGTTCAACTTCGCGTCGGAGTTGGTCACGGTTAACAAGGCCAACCTCGAAGCGGCCAACAGCCGTATCGTTGACGTCGACGTGGCGACCGAATCCACCCAGCTCGCCCGCTGGAACGTTCTGGTCTCCGCCGGCACCTCGATGCTCGCCCAGGCCAACACGAGTGCGCAGACCGCGCTCCGTTTGCTCCAGTAAGTTGATGCCAACTCAGGGATAGTTCTTGATTCGCCCATGCCTGGCCGCCGTTGGACCGGCGGCCAGGCCAAGCGAACCAGGCGCCGACACCCTGCGAAGGCCCCCGGTAGGTCCCGGTCTCAAAAACCGCCCCCGGCCATGCAGTCGTCGTGATTGCGTAGTGCAACAAGGCCCCGGCTTCGTCCGGGGCCTTCGCATTTTCATCGAGAAACACGGGCGGCCGCCCGTACCACGTGGCATGGGCGTCTCGCCCAGGTGCGAAGTTGGGGTCACGCCGCGACCGTTCGTGGCCTGCGTTTTTTCTTCCTCTTTATCTCTATCGTTTTCTTTCGTCAGGGGTGGTGTGCAGACCAAGATCGCCGAGGAGAAAGTCAGGTTGGTGCGGTATCCACCTTGGGTTCTGGCCTCAGGCTGCGGCGGGAAATTCCGGCTAGGCGGGAGCGATTTCTCCTTTACGCATTCGTCGGGGCCGGTGGCTGACGCATGCTTCGCAACCGCGCAGGCACGCTAGCGGCTGGTCGAAAACCTTATGGCGGTAGCGACCGCCTCTCCGAGCGTCCGTGATCGAGAGGATGCGTTCGAAGCGCGGACGGCTCGGAGGGCCGTCCCTACCATCGATCAAGGTATTCAGATCTGTGGTTCTCGGATAGAACCTCAGGTCGTCCGAAAATTTGAGTGTGTACCTGAAGGTAGTGAGGTAGGGCGCACCGTCCCCGGTGAGCCGCGGCCCCGCGATAGGCTCGGGGCCGTGAGTCCCTCGACTCTGCTCGTTCTGCTGGACAGCAGAATGAGCGCGTCGAAAGCCTTGTCGAACGGCTCTGCGAGGACGCCTCGCCCTACCCGGAACCGGGTTTGCGGATAGGCTGTAGGTCCGGCCGGCGTCCGGGCGCCCGCTCGCCGAGCGGTCGCACACTCCAGCTTCTGCCGCGGCTATTCTGCTGAGCACGCGTTGATGCGGATTGAACGAGGGGCCCAATCGCCCGGCTCATCGTGCCTCCCGCGGCGGCGCACCCGTTCGCCGCCGCCCTGCCAGGACGTCTGCCGG is part of the Opitutus terrae PB90-1 genome and harbors:
- a CDS encoding chemotaxis protein CheW — translated: MSNQTDSVAANQLAGKYLTVVLDNEAYGIAVLKVREIIRMQKITPVPQMPGFVKGVINLRGRVIPVVDLRVKFGLKAEFAERTCIVVVQVRLPSEQIVQMGLIVDSVEEVVTLANEEIEPTPDFGTKIDTTYLLGMAKVKGQVKTLLDIDRVVAPETVQTIAQATA
- a CDS encoding response regulator; translation: MRYKILTVDDSKTVRIIVRKAFKPYDCEILEAANGVEGLAIASKEAPDLILLDVTMPVMDGVEMLTKLKSDPQLKGIPVMMLTAEGGRDNVLKIAKIGVRDYLVKPFKEDVLIEKAGRVIDLKPLSEAPAKAKSIFDPADVLIVEDKPAIIQQIQEGLKHTPWKIHGVATQGEAIDFCSRTPPDMMLVSLSLPEESAFTLFRLIRTNVKTKYTPVFALVVKTETVQQQQAQTVGFSAIVTKPIDINELESKMAKAMNLDTSQRYYTVEGDTLVMRLPENCSPAVIAEATTYLKPKFAEAVDAGHNKVIIDIHQIRTLHMGVIKLLFQAMQTCRDLAMVFGLVANPQIVAECKGFEDTRGWTFYESLDDAKANLGKNSPQLASA
- a CDS encoding chemotaxis protein CheX, encoding MPAAEQITANLIRDNIARAVGDVFRTMLGREPKLTPIRNNFEQVWPVQSPLADNPRPHVVGTVGFIGDANGLIYLYLDLAFARLCTCHLLGMTEAELNEAGDEVINDAIGEITNMTVGSFKNGLCDAGYPCKLTIPSILHGSNFTIEPISTVTRHVYHFDCGGHRIIADLLMKQDD
- a CDS encoding sigma-54-dependent transcriptional regulator, yielding MSFEKILIVEDELVVRNLLQSIFQRHKLPVTCANNLAEATAQLQREQFDLMMLDIRLPDGDGQKFLEQVAAMPERPLVVMVTGYGSVESAVGCMRAGAFDYVLKPFSPSQIDVILKKAQTYRQLLRVNRLLSDDPEDEEGILVGRSPAMIRLRQIIERVAPTDATVLITGESGTGKEMVAREFYRRSPRRSQAFIKVNCAAISENLIESEFFGHERGAFTGATERREGRFELAHQGTLLLDEVSEIPANLQAKLLRVLQEREFERVGGSRTIKVNVRIIATSNRDLMRHVEKGEFRQDLYYRLNVFPVHVPALRERPEDIALLADHFLRRFARKHGVKVTGFADSARAALIGYRWPGNVRELQNTVERAVILSETGRAVTAAALGLPGDFLPGELPLEPAPAPEVPALPVAAVAEEPAGASPTVTDSHGQVLKLDELEKQAIRAALRQTGGNRTQAAAELGISIRTLRNKLQEYRLAGDPVDADFASIDS
- a CDS encoding response regulator transcription factor; this translates as MQSSSTKPSDGLVLLVEDEESLGDLLVHLLGRAKIRALRAGDGNQALQIFSDHQREIVMAFVDCRLPDIDGGDLCRELRRLSPGLPLLLTSGRDQRALVTSLAGGGRTGFLQKPYMPADVVRHVNALLSQPA
- the fliS gene encoding flagellar export chaperone FliS; translation: MLAKGYVQTYRTNAVLTASPAQLVLMLYDGALKAMSIAREAMERTDDDPRRIETINHQLQKAQNIVLELQGGLNFEVGGDFAKTLHRLYDYHYRRLFEANLRKDLAPLIEVEGLLRQLRDAWAEMLTKQEPDKSEQLESLRGVA
- the fliD gene encoding flagellar filament capping protein FliD, whose protein sequence is MAGITISGLVSNSFDWKSVVDQLIAIEKQPIARLQTEESKNIDKISSFTGLKTGLEGLQTATKALSAEGLFDGRSATSTTSGSGWTATAASGTAIGSYAIAVSQLASAARRVGASSISTSLNAAATDLGTDPNGIAGLTLATLPTAAALTSGDSTFTINGQQITINSADSLQSVFDGISSATNGEVTASYDATTDKITLSSSGEIVLGAANDTSNFLSVMRLANNGTGTISSTTSLGSVSLSAKLATSRLAGSLSGVDAEGDGAFTINGTTIDYNVNNDSIASLLTRITNSNAGVTASYDTVADRVILTNKSTGDTGMSVSDVTGSLASALGLTSGATTVRGLNAQFTVNNGDVLSSSSNVLGEDALGVDGLSVTVSTEGTQTINVAANTTAMKSAIQSFITAFNAVQSYIDDETKIEKKADGSISTGVLAGNHEVDRWSSQLRSLAFGQVSGLTGTVKRLEDLGIDFNSEDATLSIKDSAKLDAALSTRSGDVAAFFGGTTTGLVGGLNNYLGKLLDTSTGPLTTQVKTLNNQNTDLEEQIAALNRRIEQERERLTSAFIAMQQAQSEAQTQQKTLDSYFNKSKQE
- a CDS encoding flagellin yields the protein MSVVINTNYAATVASNNLAASNASLQKSLNRLSSGSKIVSPADDAGGLAVSMKLSAAAIRQGAVATNISNAISFLQTQDGALKVTAKVLERISELKVLYTDVTKSSSDKANYDAEFVALTAQLRSTALEKFNGVTMFGSADIGQVDVTEDGGTQVTIASRNLLDNTSGVGTIADSTVTSLGGVQLTDISTAIQNVATMRANNGSEQSRFNFASELVIVNKSNLESANSRIVDVDVATESTQLARWNVLVQAGTSMLSQANTSSQTALKLLQ
- a CDS encoding flagellin codes for the protein MAVVINTNYAATVASNNLAASNTMLQKSLNRLSSGSKIVNPSDDAGGLAVSMKLSAAAVRQGAVATNIGNAVSLLQTQDGALKIAAKVLERISELKVLHSDVTKSSSDKANYDAEFNALQTQLRDIATEEFNGVALFGSADIGSVQITEDGGTSVAIAARNLTDATDGVGTISASTVDSLGDAAVSLANISTAIQNVATMRATNGSEQSRFNFASELVTVNKANLEAANSRIVDVDVATESTQLARWNVLVSAGTSMLAQANTSAQTALRLLQ